The Mesorhizobium sp. M1D.F.Ca.ET.043.01.1.1 genome contains a region encoding:
- a CDS encoding acyl carrier protein, with protein sequence MADQFATDVIALIKKRAESESGEGMPTSFVGEITIATELDALGFDSLGLADVLWDVEQAYGIKIDMNTADAWSNLKNVGDVVEAVRGLLAKEA encoded by the coding sequence ATGGCCGATCAATTCGCAACGGACGTCATTGCCCTGATCAAGAAACGCGCCGAGTCGGAGAGCGGTGAGGGAATGCCTACGTCATTCGTCGGCGAGATAACAATCGCCACGGAACTGGACGCGCTCGGGTTTGATTCGCTGGGTTTGGCGGACGTCCTCTGGGATGTGGAGCAGGCCTACGGCATCAAGATCGACATGAACACGGCCGATGCCTGGTCCAATCTCAAGAATGTCGGCGACGTCGTGGAAGCCGTCCGCGGCTTGCTTGCGAAGGAGGCTTGA